The sequence below is a genomic window from Harmonia axyridis chromosome 1, icHarAxyr1.1, whole genome shotgun sequence.
ACGGTGAGTTCTTCTTCTGTTATGTTCTTCCCAATCACTTCGCCACCCACAAATTTGTCGACACTTTGCAATCGCAGAAATAGGTCGATATCGATCACTTTGGCTATTTTAGATTCTCGTTAATGCAACTAACACAAATAAGCCTGGCAGTGGTCCAAATCACTTCTACACTCGAAAACATTCACGTTTTCCAGTACGAACGAAAACAAAAGCCTCTTCTGTTCGCATTTACaccctattaaaaaaaaaatggaaagagGGCCGTATTATCGATCATCTGTAAGAAGCAGAGGTAGTAGCAACAGCAGATATTCTTCGAACAGCGATGTGGACACCAAGACCAAAATGAAGGATTGTTGTCGAAAAACTGTTGCGTTTATGTGTTCCCAAGTGGGTGTTATCGGTTTGATTGTGGGTTATACCTTGATCGGTGCTTTGTGCTTCATGAAAATCGAACTTGCGGGACCAGATACGAACTACTACAAAGGCCAGGCACTGAAGAAGGAATGTTCGCAGAAAATGTGGTTAGTAGCTAGTTTTCACAACGTTTTCAACAAGACAGCTTTCGTCTCCGATTCTAACAAAGTCTTGGAGGACTATCAGAAGCAACTGGTCATCTTGATCAAGAACAATTACACCGGAAGGAAGTTAAAAAGTTTGTGGACGTTCCCAGCAGCTCTAATGTTCTCTCTAAGCGCAATCACGATGATTGGCTACGGTGACATCGCTCCAAAAACAGTCTGGGGTAAAATTTGTACCGTTGTTTACACCGTGTTTGGGATTCCTCTGTACGTTCTGTACTTTCTAAACGTCGGCAAAGGCTTGGCGGGCGTTTTCAAATGGATCTACGTATGGTTTGTGCGATGCAGTTCACCACAGGACGAAAATCAACCCTCCAAAAGGATCTTGGTGCCTTCCACTGCGTGCTTGTGGGTCATCAGCGGTTACATCCTGTTTGGTACAGTAATGTTCGCTCAGTGGGAGAAATGGAGCTTTTTGGACAGCAGTTACTTCTGCATCACTAGTTTATGCAAGCTCGGTTTTGGAGATTTAGTACCTGGAAATTTATCCTCAAAGACAGGGAGCCAGTTGAGGCTGGTTATgaactatttttacatgtttttcgGACAAGGTTTAGTGGCTATGTGTTACCATTTGATGAGCGAAGAAGTCAGGATCAAAATGAAGGAGATGAGTGAAGACTTTCATCAATGTCTCAGAGACACGCAGGAAAAGTTGAACTCTTGTTTTAGACGAAAAAGGACGGAGGAATCGATGTATTATCTGTGATTATTAAACGTTTTCTTAGAAACGAAGCTTTCAATTGACCCTAAAGAGCCTTTTGGTTCATTTCGGTAAGCCTGTAGAGATCGTAAATATTCCATTCACACGAATTGAACATTGACCTTGAGATCAGCTGATAAATCTGACAAACATCGGTGTTGAACGTCAGTTTCAAACTGAAAATCTAACAAGATACTGCGCTAGAAATTTAAAAGTCGAATAACAGCGCTAGTTTCCTTAATTTTGAAATGTGATGGTTTGTCTGTACAAGTGTTATCTTTATAACTTTATCTTCGTATTTCATCAGTTGAGTGATCATGTTGGGgaggaaaattttgttttcatcgcTCAATCGATTTACTAGCGGTTTTACGAGAAGGTTTGAaggaaatttcaaaatagaacAGGTTAGTTCAACGTTTtccttcataattttcatatttgtaatgaaatataaattcaatcatttctCCTGAAGAAAAACTCTTGAAATTTGTCCTACATTTCAACATAATTGATGATTTGCGTCACTGTTATTATTAATCTTCATTGATGCTATCTAAATTGTGTTTGACAAATTGCCTCAATTTCTGAATGGAATAATAGTCATGTTTAAGTAATTCACTTCAAATTGCCATTTTAGAAACCTGAAGTATTTTTGGATAGCCCCCTAACTGATACCTTTGGAAGACACCATACCTACCTGAGAATCTCCCTGACAGAAAAATGCAATCTTCGTTGTAAGTCCTGTTGTTAATCTCTGCAATTACATCATCTCCGAAAGATGAAGGTGAACAAgttataattaataatattctATTTGAAGGTCAGTATTGCATGCCACCTGATGGAGTCAATTTAACAGAGAAATCTAAGTTGCTCACAGCTGAAGAAGTTATTTATCTTGCAAAGTTTTTTGTTGACCAAGGTGTTGAAAAAATAAGGTTGACAGGAGGTGAGCCAACAACAAGAAAAGATCTGGCTGATATAATTTGTGAGTGAAGATAATTAATATCAATTCGAATCCTTGAAATTctgtttgtttattttttttagataatcTCAAACAAATAAGAGGCTTACAAAGCGTAACACTCACAACAAATGGAGTTGTCTTGACTAAAAAGTTGGTGGATTTACAGAGAGCTGGTCTCGATGGTTTGAATATTAGTTTAGATACTTTagataagaaaaaatatgaaaaaattactaGGAGAAAAGGAATGGAAAGGGTTTTGATGGGTATAGATTTGGCTCTTCAGTTAGGATACAACCCTGTTAAAATAAATTGTGTGATAATGAAAGGTGAGTaggatattttttgtttttatgtttgtATCACTGTTCGacataaatttaaaaataactGCCCATTGTCAACGAACAAAACAAACATATCTGAAGCCAATAACATTTTTTAATCTATATCGATGATCACATAGCTGAatatattgttttaattttattatatggGTTTTtggcattaaaaaaaacatttggaaATGTTTTATTACAAATTGTTTTAGTAATCTGATTCACGTAATtatcttttgaatatttttattttgatgaggaaaaaattttcaaggttttATAGTTTATTGCCATTTTAGAATGTTATTTTATTCGttatatgtatttatattttatttctgtAGGCTTCAACGATGACGAAGTAGTCGATTTTGTAAAGTTAACTCAAGACAAAAATTTAGATGTGAGATTCATCGAATACATGCCTTTTTCTGGTAATAAATGGGAAGTAGAAAAGATGGTACCTTACAAATCCTTGCTGTCTAGAATTAGATCTGTTTATCCCGACTTTTTCCCTCTCAAGAATGGTCCCAACGACACATCGAAGGTGAGAACACTGAATTCTCTGTTTTTGCGTTCCTAAATGATTTAGTGATGATAAATTTaaggtcaaaatcaattctgtccATTAGTGTAAACATTTGTttcttattgcaattagttttgaagttatgatACAAactattcggtggccaccaagatttCCGGATTCGACACCGTTAGGTTTTTTCATCGGTCTTCTCTTCTAGGCCTGGAAGGTGCAAGGTTTCGCAGGTCAGGTGGGCTTCATAACATCGATGTCCGACATGTTTTGCGGCACTTGCAACAGGCTGAGGATAACGGCGGACGGTAATCTGAAAGCCTGTCTCTTCGGTAACAAAGAGGTGTCTTTGAGAGACGCGATTAGAAATGGAATAAAGGAGGACGATCTGGCCAATATGATTGGTGTGGCCGTTAGGAGGAAGGAGAAGCATCACGGAGGTAGGTGTTTGCGCTAGTTGTAGGTTAGGTTTGAACGGTGCTGGGCAGTACGGTAGGATAATCGTGATGGGCTGTAGCCTGGAAATTTTGATTATTTGGATCACTGAACTTATGTAGATTCGAAAAACACTAAATTTTGTCAACTATCAACGTGATTTGATAGCTAGATTTCAGTTGATTAACACTTCACTGAATGAACCCGGAGTTTAACCAGTAGGTACCACCTTTTGACTGTTGTTATCGATGGAGCAGAAGCTGAATAACACTTACCAAACCATGCCTTTGCTTGGACagtattttttgaagaaatattgaggAAAAAGTCGACTGGAGAAAGCATAACGCTTTTTATTTACGTGACGAATTCTGCGATTTTACTCATACTGCAAGCCGTGTTAAGGAGCTTTCTGAACCTTGTGCTTCTAACTCCCAAAGTAGTTGGGCCTTTCATTCACATTTAAAAACATTGTTACCAACAGAATAGCTACAACCACACACCACTTTTGCACACAGAAGGTCTTatgcaaattattgaaaatatttatatttgtctGGAGTACCTATTCCAAAATATACTTTAGTATTTGCCCAATTCTAAGCTTAAGTTATAGTTATTTTTGTGTAATACTTATCAAGGCAAACTTGAGAAAaattctaattgaaaaatttatttattgaagaagaataaaaaaaaaatattccaaactTCGGCATAAGATTGATAAAATGTAGCTTTCGCAGATCAATTGCTCTCAAGCTTTGAAGCATGCTGCACATCACAATATTTGTTCAATAATCAACTTGTTGAAGCTGTTTGCATTTGTGTTTTCTCTACAAATACAGTATTCTCAATTATTTTGTTGCCCATGCTTTAAACTGTATCTGCATGGCACGAAATCGTTTCTTAGTGTTTCCAGCATTTTATCGAATCCATCagtgaagtacttttttccAGGCATGATGAAACTATCTCAAATGGAGAATCGACCGATGATTCTTATAGGTGGTTAAAGTTgattaaaaaatttctgtatATTTCTAAATTGATTTCAGGTAACTATTTCAACTGATTAACATCTTCACCCTTCTCTCGACTGCAAATTCATCATTCGTTGGGTGCATTTATTTTCTGcatgaattattttgttttttttgtttcgatTTGCTTTGTTTGTGTTTGATCCCTTGGCATGATTCTATCTAACGGTggttattatttttctcttcgttttttatttaattaaacATTAAGAGAAAATTAAATAGTTCCTCGAGTCTTATCACTGATAATATTTCTTTTGCTTAAGCAACTAACTGCTTTATAAcgcatatcaattttttttcataatcaatGGCTGCATAAGTAGAAAAGCGAATTTGAAAGCTGCAAAAAGTtgaacatattttgaaaattctgtTCACTAagcaagtcatttcaaaacatttacaTACCAATTAGACTAACTCATCAAGTTACTACACTGGAGAAAGGATAATAAGAATGTATTGGGAAATACATGAACtatgaatatttagaatttattttctttaattctcTGGCAAATAGccagaacaaaatcgtgcgggaatatctcagtctCACAGAgttttcatgattatatttcattattatatgttggtaccccctattatctgtcaaatttgtgatacagaaaacagttctgccaaccaacatttttcaatgcaaaaatcactaaacgatatttatggatatattccattaatttcaataaaaatgcagtaAGTTAGTTTTTGAACGCGTGGAAGAATATGGTTTCTGAGTttgtattaaaaataattattctctCTTTTAAATTCATGTTAGGCTAGGTTTTATGTCATTTGTCAAATTAGGTTAGAAATTGCAGATTACCAACTAAATAACATTATTCTTAGTGCAAATTTCCAAAGAGTACATTCTAACTATTTTCGTTCCATTGTAGTAAAGCTAACTTACCTAATTCGGGGATTGATAAAATGCATTTGTCAATCCCCTGATCTATCTTTAAAATTGTAGGTTACGAAAACTTCCTAAAAATCGACAAAGAGGCACTGATACCTGGAATAAAATCGAAACGAAGATCTCCATTCGTATTTATCCTAAGGAGGATGTACAGTACATACAGCAAGGAAGAAAATCTGACTCATGTCGATGGGGAGGGCAAAGCCAAAATGGTGGATGTTTCCGATAAAGATGTCACATCAAGAACTGCCACCGCGAGGGGAACGGTTCAGGTGGGGCCCGAAATAACTCGGCTCATCAAAGAAAACAGCATTAAGAAGGGCGATGTACTGGGCGTATCTAAATTGGCTGGTATATTGGCCGCTAAGAAGACTTCCGATTTGATCCCCTTATGTCATAACATATCCCTGAATGGCATAGATGTAACGGCTTCTTTAGACGAGAACAACGATGCTGTGGTGATCGAGGCCACCGTTAGTTGTGTTGGTAAGACTGGAGTTGAGATGGAAGCTCTGGTTGCTGTTAGTGTTGCAGCTCTGACTGTTTACGATATGTGCAAGTCGGTCAGTAAATCTATCAGGATTAAGGATGTACACTTGGTCAGGAAAACTGGGGGCTCTAAAGGGGACCATGGGGAACCCCCGTTGCAGTTGAAGAGTTACAAAGAGGTTTTGAGGAATAAGACTGTTTATGTCGGAGGTATCTGAGATTTTTGTTAGTTGTTTTCGTTGTTTCTTGCCATATTTTAACCAGTTTATACTCATTGTGTCCATGAAAGGCAATTTCGAGACCTGTTTTATCGAATCAATTTAGTTTTATAGATGTTTGTTTTGAGACAGTTCGAATGGTTGTTATTAAGTCTAATAATTCTCTAAGTTCAAATAGATCATTACACaattttttctgtgaaaatttgatatatatAGTTCCTAAAATTTAATTGATAAGGGTTATTTATTGTTCTGATGTTGGTATCCTTAAGTATCTGTCATTTTTGACAGTTCTAATTTGTTTTTTGACATAATGATTTTAGTTAGACTTCTCATTATTCCCTATATGATAGATAATAATATTTATCGATATAAAtgataattttgaagaaaataaattaaaaaaatagcgAGCTTCCAGCATCTTCTAGTAGATTAACGTAAAAACTACCCTAAACCAACTTGAGGGTGGATATTCATGGATGCCAATATAAGAACAATAGATTTGCAGCCCTTAAAGATAAATGGTCAATTAGAATCAAAACTGGTGCTGGTATTAAgattgttattgttttaagatgaaatgaattttatatgtactttttatgaatatatattttatagtaCTTTCATGTGCAGTTTTTTTGTGTTTCAAGTACTTTGCAGGAACTTTGagaatcgaaaaaacaaagaaaataaatagaCTAACACAAAAACTGATAACTGTTTGTTCATCAAAGAAAAGCTgaagtttcaataaaaaagatttatttgaatatacaataaaaaaatatatatcttaaCTaacaaattacaaaaataattcaGCAAGATTCGATGGTAAAATCCTTACAGCCTGACACTTGTGTCAACTTGAGGTATTTTTCATTGCACAAATGAAGAAGGGCAGAGAAGACAAGGGAACACGTTAGTTCTTTTTTCATAGCTTGAGGTAAGATGTGAGGTATATcacggaaaattgttgagaatgtCGTTGGgttgatttcattttcttgCTGGAAGAAAACGTTGGAACATCAGAAAAACGATTGAAGCAGGAATAAATATCATTGAACTCTATCAAATCTTTTGGCTAATTTTGTATTTCAGTATTGGCAATCGTGAGTACCTTTCTTttggaaaatagtttttttaagTGCAATTCTCCAATACTACCAAAAATCGAACAGTTATACACACAACTGACACTAATGACAGGTATTCACGGATGCCAATATAATAACCATAAATGTTCCTAAAATAGTTTACTGATATGATCAAAGagcaaaaaaagtaaaaaaagaaCCTACCTCTTGTTTTTGGGTTAAAATTTGCCATACAAATCCCTTTAGTTTTTTCATATCCATCTTTTTGGCTTGTAACGCATATGGAATATACACTTTTGGAACCTACAAAGAGAAGTGTACAATTTTAGGTAAATCAAATTGAACCAATCGCGAAATGACTCACAGCTTCTGGTGCATCTACTAGGTTGTCTCCCATCAAATTCTGTTCCCTATGTaaggcctcttcttcttcttgtatATCGTTACCTGGATCATTATCCATAACATCCATCCCATCATCAAACTCCATTTCATTATTCTGGAAAATAtgcaatattttg
It includes:
- the LOC123674407 gene encoding TWiK family of potassium channels protein 12 is translated as MERGPYYRSSVRSRGSSNSRYSSNSDVDTKTKMKDCCRKTVAFMCSQVGVIGLIVGYTLIGALCFMKIELAGPDTNYYKGQALKKECSQKMWLVASFHNVFNKTAFVSDSNKVLEDYQKQLVILIKNNYTGRKLKSLWTFPAALMFSLSAITMIGYGDIAPKTVWGKICTVVYTVFGIPLYVLYFLNVGKGLAGVFKWIYVWFVRCSSPQDENQPSKRILVPSTACLWVISGYILFGTVMFAQWEKWSFLDSSYFCITSLCKLGFGDLVPGNLSSKTGSQLRLVMNYFYMFFGQGLVAMCYHLMSEEVRIKMKEMSEDFHQCLRDTQEKLNSCFRRKRTEESMYYL
- the LOC123674375 gene encoding molybdenum cofactor biosynthesis protein 1 translates to MLGRKILFSSLNRFTSGFTRRFEGNFKIEQKPEVFLDSPLTDTFGRHHTYLRISLTEKCNLRCQYCMPPDGVNLTEKSKLLTAEEVIYLAKFFVDQGVEKIRLTGGEPTTRKDLADIIYNLKQIRGLQSVTLTTNGVVLTKKLVDLQRAGLDGLNISLDTLDKKKYEKITRRKGMERVLMGIDLALQLGYNPVKINCVIMKGFNDDEVVDFVKLTQDKNLDVRFIEYMPFSGNKWEVEKMVPYKSLLSRIRSVYPDFFPLKNGPNDTSKAWKVQGFAGQVGFITSMSDMFCGTCNRLRITADGNLKACLFGNKEVSLRDAIRNGIKEDDLANMIGVAVRRKEKHHGGYENFLKIDKEALIPGIKSKRRSPFVFILRRMYSTYSKEENLTHVDGEGKAKMVDVSDKDVTSRTATARGTVQVGPEITRLIKENSIKKGDVLGVSKLAGILAAKKTSDLIPLCHNISLNGIDVTASLDENNDAVVIEATVSCVGKTGVEMEALVAVSVAALTVYDMCKSVSKSIRIKDVHLVRKTGGSKGDHGEPPLQLKSYKEVLRNKTVYVGGI